The following proteins are encoded in a genomic region of Populus nigra chromosome 16, ddPopNigr1.1, whole genome shotgun sequence:
- the LOC133675254 gene encoding ATP-dependent Clp protease ATP-binding subunit CLPT1, chloroplastic-like: MATNTLSFPPISISTSQFCNEKPNNSSLLSLPSSSFCGNKLLISYSKLRNLALKCNNPSTIFTVLSTLPTKKYTSQKMQKWSARAIRSFGLGELEARKLKYPNTGTEALLMGILIEGTSPAAKFLRANGITFFKVREEIVELLGKSEMYFFSPEHPPLTEQAQRALDWAIEEKLKSGDSGEITTNHILLGIWSEKESAGHNILETLGFNDDKAKEVAKSMSGDVALNFK, encoded by the exons ATGGCCACGAACACTCTCTCATTTCCCCCAATTTCAATTTCCACTTCTCAATTTTGCAATGAAAAACCCAACAACTCTTCACTATTATCACTCCCTTCAAGCTCCTTTTGTGGTAACAAGCTATTAATTTCATACTCAAAGTTGAGAAATTTAGCTCTTAAGTGTAATAACCCCTCAACAATTTTCACAGTTTTATCTACTCTACCCACCAA GAAATATACATCTCAGAAGATGCAAAA ATGGTCAGCAAGAGCAATAAGGTCATTTGGGTTAGGAGAATTGGAGGCGAGGAAGCTGAAGTATCCCAATACAGGAACTGAAGCACTTTTAATGGGGATTTTGATCGAGG GGACAAGTCCAGCAGCAAAGTTTTTGAGGGCTAATGGGATTACTTTTTTCAAAGTCAGAGAAGAAATTGTTGAATTACTCGGGAAATctgaaatgtattttttcagCCCTGAGCATCCTCCATTGACTGAACAGGCTCAAAGAGCACTTGATTGGGCTATTGAGGAGAAACTAAAGTCAG GTGATAGTGGAGAAATTACCACGAATCATATACTTCTGGGGATTTGGTCAGAAAAAGAATCTGCAGGTCACAATATATTGGAAACTCTAGGTTTTAATGACGATAAAGCTAAAGAAGTCGCAAAATCT ATGAGCGGGGATGTTGCCCTGAACTTTAAGTAG